The DNA segment TGATTCTACTCTTGATATGTGTAGCATTAAGTAGCTCATCTTCAGCAACACCTAATACAAGAGTTCAAGTCGACTCCCCAGAGCATGAAGTCGTGATCGCCTTGGGAAGCAACATCGGAAACAGGATGAACAACTTCAGAGAAGCTTTACAATTAATGAAACGTTACGGCATTCACCTAACAAGACACAGCTGCTTATACGAAACAGCTCCTGTTCACGTCACTGACCAACCAAGGTTCCTCAACGCCGCAGTGAGAGGCGTCACCAAGCTCCCACCTCACGAGCTTCTCACCGTTCTCAAAACCATCGAGAGAGACATGGGACGTACGGATGGTATACGCTACGGACCAAGACCGCTCGACTTGGACATATTATTCTACGGGAAGATGAGAATAGCTTCTGATAAGCTCATCATACCGCACGAGAGGCTCTGGGAGAGGTCCTTTGTGTTAGCACCTTTGGTTGATTTGCTAGGAACAGCTGTTGATAATGACACGGTCGCTCACTGGCACTCGCTTGCCTTGCATCCAGGTGGAATTCACCAAGCGTGGGAAAGACTAGGTGGAGAATCATTAGTTGGAGAGGACGGTATACAAAGAGTGTTACCAATAGGAGATGAGCTCTGGGATTTTACTAGCAGAACTCATGTGATGGGTATACTTAATCTCACTCCTGACAGCTTCAGCGACGGTGGACAGTTTCAGTCGTTGGATTCTGCAGTTTCTCGCGTTCGAGAAATGATCTCTGAAGGGGCTGATATAATCGATATCGGCGCGCAGTCTACACGGCCAATGGCCACTAGAATTTCTAGTCAAGAAGAGTTGGAGAGACTACTACCGGTATTGGAAGCTGTTCGCAGTATGCCAGAGATGGAGGGGAAGCTCATATCAGTGGATACTTTCAACTCCGAGGTTGCTTCAGAAGCTATAAGCAAGGGAGCTGACATACTGAACGATGTATCTGCCGGAGCCTTAGACTCGAATATGCATAAGGTTGTTGCGGAGTCCGGGGTTCCTTATATGGCCATGCACATGAGAGGAGATCCATGTACAATGCAGAACGAAGAGAATCTGCAGTACGGTGATGTATGCAAGGACGTTGCTTCTGAGCTCTACACGCGAGTAAGGGATGCAGAGATCTCAGGGATTCCGGCTTGGAGGGTTATGAT comes from the Brassica rapa cultivar Chiifu-401-42 chromosome A01, CAAS_Brap_v3.01, whole genome shotgun sequence genome and includes:
- the LOC103853027 gene encoding folate synthesis bifunctional protein, mitochondrial; translation: MLMMGKLGTMIHTGRFLLRRFSEPPPTVAMAVTPSRVSFHRYYSSKLTSLVSPRVSPFSSLFRLSALSSSSSATPNTRVQVDSPEHEVVIALGSNIGNRMNNFREALQLMKRYGIHLTRHSCLYETAPVHVTDQPRFLNAAVRGVTKLPPHELLTVLKTIERDMGRTDGIRYGPRPLDLDILFYGKMRIASDKLIIPHERLWERSFVLAPLVDLLGTAVDNDTVAHWHSLALHPGGIHQAWERLGGESLVGEDGIQRVLPIGDELWDFTSRTHVMGILNLTPDSFSDGGQFQSLDSAVSRVREMISEGADIIDIGAQSTRPMATRISSQEELERLLPVLEAVRSMPEMEGKLISVDTFNSEVASEAISKGADILNDVSAGALDSNMHKVVAESGVPYMAMHMRGDPCTMQNEENLQYGDVCKDVASELYTRVRDAEISGIPAWRVMIDPGIGFSKRVEHNLDVITDLPKIREEMAKRSIGVSHAPILIGPSRKRFLGDICGRPEAVDRDAATVASVTAGVLGGANIIRVHNVKDNVDAAKVCDAMLIRRGRSKG